Proteins encoded in a region of the Solanum dulcamara chromosome 9, daSolDulc1.2, whole genome shotgun sequence genome:
- the LOC129904040 gene encoding uncharacterized protein LOC129904040: MEILGKRLNKVDGKFKTLEDFTLEENNNIQKELNGRNAAEYEIETITSLECRFMDALSTIETMKVEIKALKGDIKAGGSAMSNRDREGKIEALKPPVFKGSRDAQEVNFFWHLENYFKCNKMKSDKTGINTTVLYLSGMAMLWWKRKESEIGNGRCTINIWEQFRDKFKKAFPNNVIYEAKCRFRELKQTGSIRAYVKEFTTPTLQIPNLTDEDMFHFMDGLQHWAR, translated from the coding sequence ATGGAGATTTTAggcaagcgcttgaacaagGTCGATGGCAAGTTCAAGACTCTTGAGGACTTCACCCTCGAGGAGAACAACAATATCCAAAAGGAGTTGAATGGGCGTAATGCTGCGGAGTATGAGATAGAGACTATTACTTCTTTGGAGTGTCGGTTCATGGATGCACTAAGCACGATTGAAACCATGAAGGTTGAGATTAAAGCACTCAAAGGAGATATCAAAGCTGGAGGATCCGCGATGTCCAATAGGGATAGGGAGGGCAAGATTGAGGCTCTTAAGCCACCAGTGTTCAAAGGCTCTCGTGACGCGCAAGAGGTGAACTTTttttggcacttggagaattacttcaagtgtaacaaaatGAAGAGTGACAAGACGGGGATCAACACGACCGTGCTATACCTCTCGGGGATGGCTATGCTGTGGTGGAAGCGAAAAGAGTCGGAGATAGGGAATGGGCGTTGCACCATCAATATATGGGAGCAGTTCCGAGATAAGTTCAAGAAGGCcttccccaacaatgtcatctatgaggcaAAGTGCAGGTTTAGGGAGCTGAAGCAAACGGGCAGTATAAGGGCATACGTGAAAGAGTTCACCACTCCCACACTTCAGATTCCCAACCTCACAGATGAAGACATGTTTCACTTCATGGATGGGCTGCAACATTGGGCAAGATAG